One Mercenaria mercenaria strain notata unplaced genomic scaffold, MADL_Memer_1 contig_3637, whole genome shotgun sequence genomic window, ttctttcttccacatctttaaaacccctgatgtggaccacaactaaacggtttttcaaagcttttcctaaaattaatactttcagacactaacttgccaggaactttagccttcaattataatatgcccggcgggggggattggccatgtctaacatggctcttgttaattgtaaacttatccaggatttcgctagaatttttaatcgaccaaaataagtgtttaccagagttttcgtatactttatcgcagtatctttccacgtcggctttcacagcagttagacatgatgttattagttttgaaatatttgtagttgtacaagagcttgaattagcgatgaagcgagctttatatggttgtttatgcaattaaggaatccagtacatggtcagtagtttaatttgttgatcgtctatacgaacttttaaattagaaacttcagtgatgtgatcagtgaccaacttattttcaacagaaggactcaatgtataagttttagtgctatttagttcgttttgtaaaacagtaatataatgtaggcgttaaatgatgataatattgttggccgccttgtctgctggaactaagacatacttagaatgaaattcttggatttcctttttcaaatgtcttaaagtaaacttgggttttggtggaagtaggtgttcattagtttgataaaattttatccgagaatcaacaatgttaaaagtatttcgtttccaagacgttaatgcattgggatcagcgttctcacgacgataccatttaacacagaaggtttctatggattccgcaatctgaccacgacaagcatcaaaatcaatagttgaagaaattctatatttaggtcctttaaagaataaattacgaatacgtttgtctttaataatattaaaattaccagtgatgacatgacctgcatctgaatagcaaaattttgagtttttacattcgcagtaagaaggggtatttgtttgaacatctaagtcggaaacaattttattgtaattgaatataacatttcttacaggtgctttatatttataacagataataggaacttcggagtttctgaaatatttaggcacagaatcaatgacacgtttatcacgaaatatactgggtacatatatgaagtcaatacctttattcaagaaataaattttaagaaaatgtctctcatggtcagattgggtgtcaatatgtggacggagaacatgttgtgtgtaactttgaataagatatgatacagtgtaaaacggatctgtttgaataacatactggtccgcttcctcgtctagctttttaagagactgtacagataaagatgtaagacgagaaagcattgaatgtttaccagagtttgaaagaattaaatcgaggtctgcaacagatatattgactttagatttgcgcttAACAATACACACttattttacatttaaggtaTGTCATCTACGTCGTATCAGATTGTCACGTCTGCAGATGAGTCAGAAAAACCAAATGGATTGGAAGAAGACTTAAAGAAGGCTCATCTTACCATAAATTATTTGAAAAGGCAAAATGGCTCGCTAAAACAAAAACTTGATGATGGCCATCGCAAATTTGAAAGAGAAAAATCTgttattcaaattgaaaaaggtagagaaataacaaaacaaaagaaagacaATGATAAGCTTAAAACAGAACTTAATATACAAAAGAAGGAGAAAGTGAAATTGGCCGACCAATTTCAGAAAAGTCTTGCCGATTGGAAGTCACGTGTTGATTCTCTTGAAGAAAATTTGATACAGAAAGAAAAGGAACTGAGTCGATTGAACCTGGAGTTACAACAGCAAGAAGATAAAAAGATGACATTTATCCAGTATGACAAACAACTAGAACAGTTAACAGAACAATATAGGCAGCTTCAGAATGAGATCGAAGCAGCAAATGACGGGGAAAAAGAGAAAACATTCAATTCAAACGACATGGGACCCCTCATTGTCGAGAAACAGGATGTTCTAATGAAATATATGACTACGCATGTAGAACAAAGCAAATTTTATCAAGAGGAAAACAGGGATGCCTTTCAGCAATTAAATGCAAAATTAGATACATTGAAAAGTAGTGAAGAAAAAAAGGAGCAATCTGTAGGAAGAGAAATCCAGGGGATAGAAAGAACACCATCACCGCCTAAACCCACAACTCGAGGGCAAGTGAGACTTCGACGAGATAAGATAACGGCTAAGTTTCCTGTCACTACCCAGAAAAAACCTTTCACTGTATCAAAAGTTCCAAGTC contains:
- the LOC123544268 gene encoding RUN and FYVE domain-containing protein 2-like → MSSTSYQIVTSADESEKPNGLEEDLKKAHLTINYLKRQNGSLKQKLDDGHRKFEREKSVIQIEKGREITKQKKDNDKLKTELNIQKKEKVKLADQFQKSLADWKSRVDSLEENLIQKEKELSRLNLELQQQEDKKMTFIQYDKQLEQLTEQYRQLQNEIEAANDGEKEKTFNSNDMGPLIVEKQDVLMKYMTTHVEQSKFYQEENRDAFQQLNAKLDTLKSSEEKKEQSVGREIQGIERTPSPPKPTTRGQVRLRRDKITAKFPVTTQKKPFTVSKVPSPQ